In Strix aluco isolate bStrAlu1 chromosome 22, bStrAlu1.hap1, whole genome shotgun sequence, a genomic segment contains:
- the TMEM52 gene encoding transmembrane protein 52, whose product MSNWTSLWYVWLILLAVFLLLLSGITASCIQFCCRKKRLPAEPFPCHPYDLAGSAVDSDSTAHSTVTSYSSLQYPLRAPIPLIFMDVDKNTVSPPAYSLYAMELPPSYDEAVQMGKQCIEVGQISQKLNDIPGEVTSGGLNPIPYSPDTINRDPATQANSENSEDATKEQPQL is encoded by the exons ATGTCTAATTGGACAAGTCTGTGGTATGTCTG GTTAATCTTGCTGGCGGTGTTCCTGCTCCTGCTCTCTGGGATCACAGCGAGCTGCATCCAGTTCTGCTGCCGGAAGAAGAGGCTTCCAGCCGAGCCCTTCCCTTGCCACCCTTATGATCTGGCAGGCAGTGCTGTTGACAGCGACAGCACTGCCCATAGCACAGTGACCT CATATAGCTCACTGCAGTACCCTCTACGTGCCCCTATTCCTTTGATATTTATGGATGTGGATAAGAACACTGTGTCCCCTCCAGCTTACAGTCTCTATGCAATGGAGTTGCCACCTTCTTATGATGAAGCTGTCCAAATGGGTAAACAATGCATTGAAGTAGGACAGATAAGCCAGAAACTCAATGACATCCCTGGAGAAGTGACATCAGGTGGGCTGAATCCCATCCCATATTCACCTGATACAATCAACAGAGATCCAGCAACACAGGCAAATTCAGAAAATTCAGAAGATGCCACAAAAGAACAGCCGCAGCTCTGA